The Salvelinus namaycush isolate Seneca chromosome 37, SaNama_1.0, whole genome shotgun sequence sequence ttcgccctagcagagctagtTAAGCTGTTTTCATGCTATCTAGAGCGTTAGTGACTAACTATGCTGCTAGCAACAATTGAATTCAATTTTCTGCAAAACTTGACTGACACCTGTCATATTCAACGGTGTTGCGCGTTCGTAAATtaatcagttattctgtgctctggcacactcaaaCGAGAGCGCTTtggaaatcggagtagatagccaaaAGTAATTTACGAATGCACGCTAAATCGACATGATTGATTGGACGATTAGGACCAATGGGAGTAGAGAACGAGATGTGACGAGTTGACTTTAGTCTTTCGGTCCTTTTTGTTGTTGCGCGAACGGTGCTGAGGCAGGCAGTGAAGAAGGCGCGACCACACCACTTTTTCAGCATTTGAAGGTAGGTTTAAAAATGCTTATAACGGTAATCATTGGAGATATATTGATGGCAATCATTACGCTTTCAGTGATGTTTGTCCTTTTTGGGGTAAGTAACTTCGTTGTCATTACATGTATGGCAGTTGAGCATCCTATAATGTAAACTAGCTGCCTTGAACATAGTTAATAGCTGTTCAGATagttaacgttagccagctacGCAGCGCATGACACTGGGGATGGAGACTAGGTGGGAGTGATCACATTGCCTCGGTCTGCGCTTTTTCCTCAATTCCTATGTCGTCAATCGACGATTAAACATTGACTTTCGACACCACTATGGATACATTGCTGTGCTTTAACTTACATGTGAAGAGGGGTTTCAGtctgcagtagctagctagctaatatattCAGGTTGTCTGCCAGTGTCTGTGCCCCTGCTGAGCTGACAGTGTACCCGAGTCCATTGTCTCCTCAGCACCAGTTTGCTATTCGTGCATTTGCAGGTGGGTTGAGATGGATATCAGTGTCGGTGGTATTTGTCTAGCTATGTCAAGTTAATGTGTGATATTGTAAAATCTTAAATAATGTAATGATTCATAATTGTGTATTATTTGTTTTTAGGTTTCATGAAATTGAAATCTGTCATGCTGTCATCGACATGAATAGATTACTGTTGGTCGTTTGTATTCAGTCTTTGTTAGGGTTGGTGTCTTGTTTTGAAGCTGGTCTTAGCGTAGGAACGCCTCTGCCCTTAGCTAAGAATTGTCTTTAGCTCAATAATTGCAATGATTGAATTTGAATGCTCTCCAATCTGACTGTCAATTCAGACCacacctagctagctaaattcaTATTGTTCTCTGACCTGTATTTACAATAATGCTCCCTTTATTGTCTTCGTGTAATAATCAAATCCAATTCCGGGAAAGAAAACGTTCTCTGCTGACATGATATTACCATGACAATGGCAACGTAGAATAAATTATATTTTAGTAACTTCATTTATGCTCTGGTATTTGTTCCTGATAAACAAAGATGGGAAGgacttcatgtccacaccctttTTGTCTCCATTGAAAAACTATTTTTAACATTTGCCAGCTGTTGTTTTGAACAGGTGCAGTAAGGGTACTGTGAAATCTATTCTCAATCATTTGCTGTATCGCTAATATTCATGCTACATGTCTAACATAAATACAAGTGATCCTTCTCCAACGGTCATCTTATAGACAGCAATACCCCCAATTTAATTCTTACTAGGCACATATCATGGCTCTCCACCTTCAGAATCAATAGTTGTCATTCTGTGTTTCTGTTCATTCCTGATTAGTGCATGGATGCATCTTTGCTGTATTGTCTTTCTGTCATTAAACCTATGGCTTTGTCTGTATTTTTCCTCCCAGGCAAAGCAACCCTCAGTACTCTGCTGAAATGGCGTCCTCTGGAGGTAAGTGTTAACATGACAGGCCTTTATTACACTATTACAATGAGCCCAAACATATTGGGAGTTACACCTTTTTTGTTGTTTAGTGCtgaatagaaattaatggtaaataatgtattgtgtcattttggagtcacttttatgcAATTAGCTTCACTATCATATTGTTTAGGTGTTATAACTCTATGCTATTATCAGTTTGATACCTACTTGTATCAACATTGATGGATTCCCTATTTTCACAGAGATCCTGGTCAAGGAGTTGGACAAGCGTGCATCAGGTCAAGCATTTGAGGTAATCTTGGCCCCCGATGCCAAGGGTGAAATCCCCCTACCTCCCCCAAAGGAGAAGAAGGAGTTGTCCCTGGAGGAAATCCAGAAGAAACTGGAGGCTGCAGAGGAGAGACGCAAGGTACCTACAGTCAGATATACACAAATAAGTATCAGGAAATGGAGCCGCATCCACCTTACAGGTTTAGTtaatttatattttattattttctagcTCAGGTTTGGTCCGACTAGCCTACCACTAACTTCCTGTGTGACTTTGATTTTCTAATTTGATCAGAGTCATGAAGCAGAGGTGCTGAAGCACTTAGCTGAGAAGAGAGAGCACGAGAAGGAAGTTCTGAAGAAAGCCATGGAGGAGAACAACAACTTCAGCAAGACAGCAGAGGAGAAGCTCAATCAGAAGATGGAAGCCAACAAAGAGAATCGCACGGCACGAATGGCAGCTCTCAATGAGAAATTCAAAGAGAAGGTTGGCCTCACTGCTCAGCCTGCCATTTTTCTCAGACATCTTGACGTACTTTTCTGCCATTCTGAACTTGAGAGAATTTCAAATTGAAAGGCCCAGGTTATGGAAATTGGATGTTGGTTGAAATGTCATGCACACTGTTCAAAGTTATACTTAACTAATCAGTTTAACTAATGTGATTTTCATGTTTTTTATTCATTCTAGGATAAGAAGCTTGAGGAGGTACGAAAGGCCAAGGAAACAAAACCAGAGGGGGAGAACTGATTTTCTTttgtaataataaaaaaataaacttttTTTTGTTCTGTTCATTGACAGTATTATATTTTTCATTGTTATAGTTTTGTTCACCTTGTTTGGATTAGTTAGGCTGTCCATTGTTGCTTTTGTTGTGGATGTGTAAGTATTTCTTCCCCCACCTCCAGTAGATTTGTGTATTGTAGCTTATGACCTTTGAAATAAGCAGTGTTTTTACCTATAAGGAAGCATGCCACTGTTACACATTGGTCCTTAACATTGTGAATTGCATAATGTAAGTAAATCCTTGTACCTTGTAAAACTGCGGTTATCTGAGCTTAATAAAGTTGCAATTGTTCTTCAAAACCTCAATGTCTTAGCGTTGTGGGGGGTAgtgtactaagctaacatattaAATTGTTttaaagatggtcataccatggatcatttggCTATTTTGATTTTGAAAAAATGTTATAATTATTTGATATAATATTTAATTTGTCCTTTACTCCTATAGAAACGctttgaataacacattcataaatggcaaaacaaATAAATCacaaggaataaggttttgaagtgtctgttctatatctaggagatatatgaaagctcaggaaatatatatatattttaacacgTTTAatcccttatttttgttggcataAAACGACTTCCATacttcgtttgtatgggttacatTCAGAAGAGTCCCGTGGGGGgcgtagagcaaaatggagaacaccatcgtgtacGTGAGAGTCTACcatttccatagagtggtcataatagtttgcaGGCTCTACATACGTTTTTTTGAGAAgacgattttcgggatgtctcatggtctgacgaaCACAACTATCTCCTCCACCTTCCACAGCAGATGCGGAAGGCCTACAGGAGGATGCGGTGGATATAAACGCAACCCATGCAAAAAAACAACTGATCTCTATCTTAAattgacggattttgatggggatttttgtattatgttacttagTTTGACACACGGGTGCGTCAATAGACTCCTTAAGGATTATTAATGGTCTTAATTTATTTGTGGCTTTTGGGTTGCAGACTCAGTTACCTACACACCTTCTGTATTGGTGCACACCTAGACTACACTCTAGTATTTCCATTTTGGTATTTCACATTTCGTCATGCAAATTTATCCCACAACATAGTAGATGTAGCATTGTGGATGAATAGTGTAATTATATCACCCTCAGTATTTCAATGATGATATCTTCATCTTTTACCTAAATATTGGATAGAGCTAATTGCCATGTTTGTTTAGTTGTTATCATAATTTTTATCTAGATGTTCCTTTTATTCAATgcatatattttgtgatataaGGCCTTGATAGTGGTACTGGTAAATATAATGAATTGCTACATTAAAAAAAGGCAAGTCATTCCTTTGACTCTACTGACACCTAGTGGTAATAGCGCAAAGCTATAATGTACAGCAACAGTAGCTGGAAGATGAAATTAAGATTTCTCTTTCACACATTTTGGCAGTGTATAGACAGTGTCTTTTGGGCATATGAGTaatattgttttattattatAAACAATTAAATTAACATATTGTGTTTTGTTGAATTGTTTCACTGATCAAGTGTACCTACAAATGCCATATTCTATTAGAACTGGGAGGTTTGCCGATCAGGCCTAAAATTTGGTTGAATTAGTGCTAACGGTTAAAGACAGAGTGCGGGTATGTAGCCTACTGCTGATATGGCCACAGATGGTCCCTCCACAATGCCAGCATGGTGACGAACatctcctcttcaacctcaggaggctgaatacaTTTTATTTAGAGAAGTCTCTGTGGTCAGCCTCCATTCTTGGACATCATGTTCTGGTCCCTTTATAGTTCACCTACCTCACCTCTATAGCACGTCTATATAAGCTATGTTTACAATCATTCATGTCATGTTAATCATTAATGTTATACTAAGGAGGTATCGGCAGATGTGATAAACAACAGATATTACGGTATAAGTCCTTCCAagcaacaaaacacattttaataTTTGTCCCATCTCATCTGTGCTTCAACAAATATGAAATGACCTGCACTTTGAGCAAGTTCTAAAATAAGCCATACATTTCTAGAGTAATATAAAAAGCAACGATGATGAGGTACTGGACCATTCATCAACAAGGTCCCCCTCCCACGGGAAATGTACATGATACAAATGTGTGGAAATACAATAATTACACAATTGTAACACATAGATTTTTAACATGCTAAACCCTTAAACAAACACCTGAAAAGCTAGTTTGGAATGCATTTTTTGTTCCTAaatacatttgaaatgtattGGAAACAGGTTACCAAGTCACATACTAGGCATGGAACATGTTCAAATTGCAAACAGAATGTGTTCATCTTGTGTGACATTTCTGGTCGGGCTCTTGCCTATATTCTTTTAGAGACGCCTGTTACGTCTGAGAAAGATATCCACCGTATGACAGTAGGCTGTGCACATTTCGGTGCACTTTACGTAATTGTACAATAACGTTTTTGTATTGTACAATACCATCCACATAAAAGAGGTCTCAGCAGGTGGTATTGTCAGGGGGAGATAGCTGAGACACCTCTGCAAATTGTTTTGAAAGTCTGGGCTGGGTCTGACTGAGTATATACAATGCAAGCCTTTCACAGACACATCCACAGTGTTTCATACAAAGACACATTGTCAAtgctaggcaggcaggcaggcaggcaggcaggcaggcaggcaggcaggcaggcaggcaggcaggcaggcaggcaggcaggcaggcaggcaggcaggcaggcaggcaggcaggcaggcaggcaggcaggcaggcaggcaggcaggcaggcaggcaggcaggcaggcaggcaggcaggcaggcaggcaggcaggcaggcaggcacctCTCCAGTAGACTTTCAAATCAGTAAAACAAGTACATCATTTATGGGGAGTGGGTGTTTCTTCATTTTCAGAGCAGAGCATTTCATTCCC is a genomic window containing:
- the stmn1b gene encoding stathmin 1b; this encodes MASSGEILVKELDKRASGQAFEVILAPDAKGEIPLPPPKEKKELSLEEIQKKLEAAEERRKSHEAEVLKHLAEKREHEKEVLKKAMEENNNFSKTAEEKLNQKMEANKENRTARMAALNEKFKEKDKKLEEVRKAKETKPEGEN